In one Vicinamibacteria bacterium genomic region, the following are encoded:
- a CDS encoding phenylalanine--tRNA ligase beta subunit-related protein, translated as MSLENSTEADVYEVRYELIGWELFFAEIEAGALDRASLGERRRSVSAEVRRVLKLESLSAHPAVSSMRRLFKEVGCDPSRYRPASEALLRRILKGEEIPEILPIVDLNNCLSAALAVPCCVMAEGSFEPPFVLRSGREGESYESLRGPFRLDNKPVLADGFGPCDAPITGNERVKVVAETERATLVAYLPQGVVSGGDARQMLEDLLSGQRFVQTG; from the coding sequence TTGTCACTGGAAAACTCGACGGAGGCGGACGTGTACGAGGTTCGCTACGAGCTGATAGGTTGGGAATTGTTCTTTGCAGAGATCGAGGCAGGCGCTCTCGATCGCGCTTCGCTTGGAGAGAGGAGGCGATCGGTGTCCGCGGAGGTTCGGCGCGTTCTGAAGCTCGAGTCGCTCTCGGCCCATCCGGCCGTTTCCAGTATGAGGCGCCTGTTCAAGGAGGTTGGTTGCGATCCGTCCCGGTACCGTCCGGCCTCCGAAGCTCTCCTGAGAAGGATCCTGAAGGGGGAGGAGATCCCGGAGATTCTTCCTATCGTCGATTTGAACAATTGCCTGTCGGCGGCTCTCGCGGTCCCTTGTTGCGTCATGGCTGAGGGGAGTTTCGAGCCTCCCTTCGTTCTCCGCTCTGGCCGCGAGGGAGAGAGCTACGAGTCGTTACGCGGCCCGTTCCGGCTGGACAACAAGCCCGTCCTCGCGGATGGATTCGGCCCTTGCGACGCACCCATCACCGGAAACGAGCGGGTCAAAGTCGTGGCCGAGACCGAGCGCGCGACGCTCGTTGCGTATCTCCCCCAAGGCGTCGTAAGCGGCGGCGATGCTCGACAAATGCTCGAGGACCTACTGTCTGGGCAGCGCTTCGTCCAAACGGGTTGA